A stretch of Desulfitobacterium dichloroeliminans LMG P-21439 DNA encodes these proteins:
- a CDS encoding c-type cytochrome, with product MRLRTFILISSASLAIFVLSVRFSWKIDIPISQEASAGKDVWQSHNCVSCHTLLGQGGYVGEDLTHIMAKRSPDEINAFFRHPPVIPPHQEEKHPSLTPLETQDIIAYFEYMRTIPTLGWPPTPIKLESGDIL from the coding sequence ATGAGACTCAGAACCTTTATTCTCATTTCCTCAGCTTCATTAGCAATCTTTGTGTTAAGCGTTAGATTTTCTTGGAAAATTGACATACCAATCAGCCAAGAGGCAAGCGCTGGCAAGGACGTTTGGCAGAGCCATAATTGTGTGAGTTGCCACACTTTGCTTGGGCAGGGGGGGTACGTGGGAGAAGATCTTACCCACATCATGGCTAAACGAAGTCCTGATGAAATCAATGCTTTCTTCCGTCACCCGCCCGTTATCCCTCCCCATCAAGAAGAGAAACATCCCTCATTAACCCCTTTGGAAACCCAAGATATTATTGCTTATTTCGAATATATGAGGACCATTCCCACCTTAGGGTGGCCACCCACACCGATAAAGTTGGAAAGCGGGGATATTCTTTGA
- a CDS encoding ABC transporter permease: MDTIYYLVQNTLPVAIPLLLVALGGMFSERSGVINIALEGIMLFGAFFGCLFVYFTQGSTMNTQYILLLGMIVSALAGILFSLLLSLAAVTMKADQTISGTALNMLVPGMILLYSKISFNSDGITTNVNFYIREVPILSDLPVLGRLFFQNTYITVYLGFLFLVMAAIIFYKTRFGLRLRACGEHPHAADSVGINVHLMRYAGVSLSGFLGGIGGFFYAVGVMNSNINGHTGVAGFGFLALAVMIFGQWKPFQILLAALFFAFLRTLAYSIALIPFLHALDINQTFYKMLPYLATMVVLAFTSQKSRAPKAEGIPYDKSQR; the protein is encoded by the coding sequence ATGGATACAATCTATTATTTGGTACAAAACACGCTTCCCGTAGCCATCCCCTTGCTCCTCGTGGCACTGGGTGGGATGTTTAGCGAGCGCAGTGGGGTCATCAATATCGCCTTAGAGGGGATTATGCTCTTCGGAGCCTTCTTTGGTTGCCTCTTTGTCTACTTTACTCAGGGCTCGACGATGAACACCCAGTATATATTACTCCTGGGCATGATTGTTTCTGCTTTGGCCGGAATACTCTTTTCTTTACTCCTTTCCCTAGCTGCCGTAACCATGAAAGCTGACCAAACCATTTCCGGAACGGCCTTGAACATGCTGGTTCCTGGTATGATCCTCCTTTATTCCAAAATTTCTTTTAATAGTGATGGAATCACCACCAACGTGAATTTTTATATTCGAGAAGTTCCGATCTTAAGTGATTTGCCCGTGCTCGGAAGATTGTTTTTCCAAAACACCTACATCACCGTCTATCTTGGTTTCCTTTTCCTAGTTATGGCAGCCATCATCTTCTATAAGACACGTTTTGGGCTGCGCCTGCGGGCCTGCGGCGAGCATCCTCATGCTGCTGATTCCGTAGGGATTAATGTTCACCTGATGCGCTATGCCGGTGTCAGCCTCTCCGGTTTTCTGGGAGGAATCGGCGGTTTCTTCTACGCAGTAGGGGTAATGAACAGCAACATCAATGGTCACACCGGGGTAGCCGGTTTTGGCTTCTTGGCTTTGGCTGTAATGATCTTCGGTCAATGGAAGCCCTTCCAGATCTTGCTCGCAGCTCTTTTCTTCGCCTTTCTGCGCACCTTGGCCTATTCCATTGCTCTCATTCCCTTCCTGCATGCTTTGGACATCAACCAAACCTTTTATAAAATGTTGCCTTACCTTGCCACCATGGTGGTACTCGCCTTTACCTCGCAGAAATCAAGAGCACCGAAAGCAGAAGGCATACCCTATGATAAGAGCCAGCGTTGA
- a CDS encoding ABC transporter permease has product MKRFIYSKSFSALTAALMSIILGFVFAFIIMAFANPANAFSGLQMLLIGGVKRFADVIYFATPILMTGLAVGFAFKMGLFNIGASGQYTMGMFFALYVGFMWDLPVGIHWVVCVLAGMVGGLLWGLIPGIFKAILNVHEVITSIMFNYIGMYLVDMLIQGNATMYISSKTRTAYLPASAQLPSLGIERSNANISIFIAILIAVALWVILNKTTFGFELKATGFNKYASTYAGMNGKRNIILTMGIAGAMAGLGGAFAILAPSTIAGSSMTYEPINVIAANGFNGIAVALLGSNNPLGIIFAAVFISHIQRGGTLASLYGYKPEIIDIVIAVIIYFSAFAMLMNTTVASFFKKIFKKNSKEFVNEHSAQHASADINAEEIYSNHHDSSSASKEEE; this is encoded by the coding sequence ATGAAACGATTTATCTATAGTAAAAGCTTTTCTGCTTTGACCGCCGCCCTCATGTCCATCATTCTCGGCTTTGTTTTTGCCTTTATTATTATGGCCTTCGCCAATCCTGCCAACGCATTTTCCGGTTTGCAAATGTTACTCATCGGTGGCGTTAAGCGTTTTGCCGATGTTATCTATTTTGCAACCCCGATCCTTATGACCGGATTAGCTGTGGGCTTTGCCTTTAAGATGGGGCTTTTCAATATCGGGGCTTCCGGGCAATACACGATGGGCATGTTTTTTGCTTTATATGTAGGCTTTATGTGGGACCTTCCCGTTGGTATCCATTGGGTCGTCTGTGTCCTCGCCGGCATGGTTGGTGGACTACTATGGGGCTTGATCCCAGGAATTTTCAAAGCTATTCTAAACGTCCATGAAGTAATTACCTCGATCATGTTCAACTATATTGGCATGTACTTAGTGGATATGCTCATTCAGGGCAATGCTACGATGTATATTTCCTCCAAAACTCGAACAGCCTATCTTCCCGCCTCCGCTCAATTGCCCTCCTTGGGCATAGAACGATCCAATGCCAATATTTCCATCTTTATTGCCATACTTATTGCTGTGGCACTCTGGGTTATCTTGAACAAGACCACTTTTGGTTTCGAACTGAAAGCCACCGGTTTTAACAAGTATGCTAGTACCTATGCCGGAATGAACGGTAAGCGCAATATTATCCTTACCATGGGCATTGCCGGAGCTATGGCTGGACTTGGTGGAGCCTTTGCAATTCTTGCACCCTCGACGATTGCTGGCAGTAGCATGACCTATGAACCCATCAACGTTATCGCTGCCAATGGCTTTAACGGAATTGCCGTCGCCCTCCTCGGTAGCAACAATCCTCTGGGAATTATCTTTGCGGCAGTATTTATCTCCCATATCCAGAGAGGCGGCACCTTAGCAAGCCTTTACGGGTATAAACCGGAGATTATCGATATTGTAATTGCGGTCATTATTTATTTCTCAGCCTTTGCCATGCTGATGAATACAACAGTAGCCTCTTTCTTTAAGAAAATCTTTAAGAAAAATAGTAAGGAATTCGTGAATGAGCATTCTGCTCAACATGCGTCTGCGGACATAAACGCTGAAGAAATATATTCTAATCATCATGATAGCTCTAGTGCTTCAAAAGAGGAGGAGTAG
- a CDS encoding ABC transporter ATP-binding protein, producing MDDNIIEMLNITKEFPGIKANDNITLRLKKGEIHALLGENGAGKSTLMSVLFGLYQPEHGEVRKNGQVVKINNPNDANALGIGMVHQHFKLVEIFTVLDNIILGVEPHSFGFLQKTKAKEKVLALSKQYGLEVDPDAVIEKISVGMQQRVEILKMLYRDNEILIFDEPTAVLTPQEIDELMGIMRRFAQEGKSILFITHKLNEIMAVADRCTVLRKGQCVGTVEIKETTKEELSRMMVGRDVSFRVKKEGSQPEKVVLSVKNISVPSKTSKKDAVNNVSFQVRAGEIVCLAGIDGNGQTEFVAALTGLENHTSGSITLCDKDISKASIRTRSKSGMSHIPEDRHKYGLVLDYTLEDNLVIQRYWQPEFQRFGFLKRQAVRSYAERLIEQYDVRSGQGPLTVVRSMSGGNQQKAIIAREIDKEHELLVAVQPTRGLDVGAIEYIHQQLVAGRNAGKAVLLVSLELEEVMNVSDRILVMYEGEIVGELDPQTTTVQELGLYMSGAKRDQLKENEHETIYL from the coding sequence ATGGACGATAATATTATTGAAATGCTCAATATAACTAAGGAGTTTCCCGGTATTAAAGCCAATGATAATATCACCCTGCGCTTAAAAAAGGGTGAAATACACGCTTTGCTGGGAGAAAACGGGGCCGGGAAGTCTACTCTAATGAGCGTTCTTTTTGGTTTATACCAGCCGGAGCACGGTGAGGTCCGCAAGAACGGACAAGTCGTAAAAATCAATAACCCCAATGATGCTAACGCTCTAGGAATTGGCATGGTCCATCAGCACTTTAAGCTAGTAGAGATTTTCACTGTTCTTGATAATATCATTCTCGGGGTAGAGCCCCATAGTTTCGGATTTTTGCAGAAGACAAAGGCTAAAGAAAAAGTCTTAGCGTTAAGTAAACAATATGGTCTGGAAGTGGATCCCGATGCTGTCATTGAAAAAATTTCGGTAGGAATGCAACAACGGGTTGAAATTCTTAAAATGCTCTATCGAGATAATGAAATCTTGATTTTTGATGAACCCACAGCCGTTTTAACCCCTCAGGAAATTGATGAGCTGATGGGAATCATGCGCCGTTTTGCTCAAGAAGGTAAATCGATCTTATTCATAACTCATAAATTGAACGAGATTATGGCGGTTGCCGATCGTTGCACCGTATTGCGTAAAGGTCAATGTGTAGGCACTGTTGAAATAAAGGAAACAACTAAAGAAGAGCTCTCGCGCATGATGGTCGGCCGGGACGTGAGCTTTCGGGTCAAAAAAGAAGGAAGCCAACCAGAAAAAGTGGTTTTATCCGTAAAAAATATCTCTGTGCCTTCAAAAACCAGTAAGAAGGACGCTGTAAACAACGTGTCTTTCCAAGTTCGTGCAGGAGAAATAGTTTGTCTCGCCGGCATTGACGGTAATGGGCAAACTGAATTTGTCGCAGCACTGACCGGTTTGGAAAACCACACCAGCGGATCCATCACCCTTTGTGACAAAGATATTTCTAAAGCTTCGATTCGCACCCGTTCAAAATCCGGTATGAGTCATATACCGGAGGATCGACACAAGTACGGGCTCGTTCTGGATTATACTTTAGAAGATAATTTGGTGATTCAGCGCTACTGGCAGCCAGAATTTCAACGTTTTGGGTTCCTTAAACGCCAAGCGGTACGCTCCTATGCGGAACGATTGATTGAACAATACGATGTAAGAAGTGGGCAAGGCCCGTTAACTGTCGTACGTAGCATGTCCGGTGGGAATCAGCAAAAAGCGATTATTGCTCGCGAAATCGACAAAGAGCATGAGCTTTTGGTAGCTGTTCAACCCACACGAGGACTGGATGTTGGGGCCATCGAATATATCCATCAACAGCTTGTGGCCGGACGAAATGCCGGTAAGGCTGTTCTGTTGGTCTCTTTAGAGCTTGAAGAAGTCATGAACGTCAGCGACCGAATTTTGGTCATGTATGAGGGTGAAATCGTCGGCGAATTAGATCCGCAGACCACTACCGTTCAGGAGCTGGGCCTCTACATGTCAGGAGCAAAACGCGATCAACTAAAGGAGAATGAGCATGAAACGATTTATCTATAG
- a CDS encoding BMP family lipoprotein, translating to MKKITSVLLVVLLVALMVTGCGSSATNNPPSAGTNTETPKDGFEIALITDKGNIDDKSFNQGSWEGVVEFAEANTITHKYYKPEEASDTGYLAAIDLAVAGGAKVIVTPGFLFEVPIFEAQTRYPEVKFILLDGTPHTADYKTFETKENVASVLYAEEESGYLAGYAAVMDGMTKLGFMGGMAVPAVQAFGYGYLQGAEAAAAELGLADGAISAIYHYTGDFAETDTNKATAKTMYQGGTELIFACGGSVGKSVMSAAAEADKKVIGVDVDQRYDSETVITSATKGLRASVVQVLESIYKTDSWSTFSGKTTYFDAKNDGIGLPTVVLDQPDGNPFDRFQKFTKEQYAKAYATLVDGAVDPIRTITVADPNGYATADELVSGLKLAIVKVEVR from the coding sequence ATGAAAAAAATCACATCGGTGCTCTTGGTTGTCCTATTAGTAGCCCTTATGGTTACGGGATGCGGCAGTTCGGCCACCAATAACCCGCCTAGTGCCGGAACGAACACTGAAACTCCAAAGGACGGTTTTGAGATTGCTCTCATCACCGACAAAGGCAATATCGATGACAAATCCTTCAACCAAGGTTCTTGGGAAGGCGTCGTTGAATTTGCTGAAGCCAACACCATCACCCACAAATACTATAAACCCGAAGAAGCATCCGATACAGGCTACCTAGCTGCTATCGATTTAGCTGTCGCTGGCGGCGCTAAGGTTATCGTCACACCGGGATTCTTATTTGAAGTTCCTATCTTTGAAGCACAAACTAGATACCCAGAAGTGAAATTCATCCTGTTAGATGGAACTCCGCATACTGCTGATTACAAAACATTTGAAACCAAAGAAAACGTGGCAAGTGTCCTCTACGCTGAAGAAGAATCTGGCTACTTGGCCGGTTATGCTGCAGTTATGGACGGCATGACTAAGCTTGGCTTTATGGGCGGAATGGCTGTTCCTGCAGTTCAAGCATTTGGTTATGGCTATTTACAAGGTGCTGAAGCGGCGGCTGCAGAATTAGGTCTTGCTGATGGCGCTATTTCGGCAATTTATCATTACACTGGTGATTTTGCAGAAACTGATACCAATAAAGCTACCGCAAAAACCATGTACCAAGGTGGTACGGAATTAATCTTTGCCTGTGGCGGTTCGGTGGGTAAAAGTGTTATGTCCGCAGCTGCTGAAGCCGACAAAAAAGTCATCGGCGTCGATGTGGATCAACGATATGACAGTGAAACCGTTATTACTTCAGCAACTAAAGGCCTGCGCGCTTCGGTTGTTCAAGTTCTCGAGTCTATCTACAAGACTGACAGCTGGAGTACTTTTTCCGGAAAGACAACCTACTTCGATGCTAAGAATGACGGAATTGGTCTCCCCACTGTCGTCCTCGACCAACCCGACGGCAATCCTTTTGACCGTTTCCAAAAATTCACCAAAGAACAATACGCCAAAGCTTATGCAACGCTTGTTGATGGCGCTGTAGATCCTATCCGTACCATCACTGTAGCCGATCCTAACGGTTATGCTACGGCCGATGAGCTTGTTTCCGGTCTTAAGCTTGCTATAGTTAAAGTTGAAGTTAGATAA